Proteins encoded by one window of Brevibacterium atlanticum:
- a CDS encoding NADPH-dependent FMN reductase: MTTRIAVVVGNPSPKSRTRQVAEDLAARIADITGSEVDETIELAEVTGEVFDWKSDRLDTLTDRLATADYAVIATPTYKASYTGLLKAFLDRYDAGGLHGLIAVPVFTIGSPAHTLAVETTLRPLLVELGASVPTKGLAFPTAKFDEREAILDEWVETQGTYLTRAR, encoded by the coding sequence ATGACCACACGCATCGCCGTCGTCGTCGGCAACCCGAGTCCGAAGTCGCGCACCCGACAGGTGGCCGAGGATCTCGCCGCCCGCATCGCCGACATCACCGGTTCCGAGGTCGACGAGACCATCGAACTCGCCGAGGTGACCGGCGAGGTCTTCGATTGGAAGTCCGATCGGCTCGACACACTCACCGATCGCCTGGCCACCGCCGATTACGCAGTCATCGCGACTCCGACGTACAAGGCGAGCTACACCGGACTGCTCAAGGCCTTCCTCGACCGCTATGACGCAGGAGGCCTCCACGGTCTGATCGCGGTCCCGGTGTTCACCATCGGCTCACCCGCTCACACCCTGGCCGTGGAGACGACGCTGCGACCTCTCCTCGTCGAACTCGGTGCGAGCGTGCCGACGAAGGGGCTGGCGTTCCCGACCGCGAAGTTCGACGAGCGCGAGGCCATCCTCGACGAGTGGGTCGAAACGCAGGGCACCTACCTGACGCGGGCCCGCTGA
- a CDS encoding putative quinol monooxygenase, whose product MIFIVVKFPVKPELAEQWPEITREFTEATRAEPGNKWFDWSRSLDDPNEYVLVEAFDDDAAEAHVKSDHFQAATADGGPMHSALTATPKIISRQIDGDDWDAMGELQVG is encoded by the coding sequence ATGATCTTCATCGTCGTGAAGTTCCCCGTCAAGCCCGAGCTGGCCGAGCAGTGGCCCGAGATCACCCGCGAGTTCACCGAGGCGACCCGCGCCGAACCCGGCAACAAGTGGTTCGACTGGTCGCGCAGCCTCGATGACCCGAATGAGTACGTCCTTGTCGAAGCGTTCGACGACGACGCCGCCGAGGCGCATGTGAAGTCCGACCACTTCCAGGCTGCGACCGCCGACGGCGGTCCGATGCACAGTGCGCTCACCGCGACGCCGAAGATCATCTCCCGGCAGATCGACGGCGATGACTGGGACGCCATGGGAGAGCTGCAGGTCGGCTGA
- a CDS encoding SDR family NAD(P)-dependent oxidoreductase, producing the protein MSTSTSVAVVTGSGRGIGQGIATRLGADGHHVIVADLPTMQDGVAETVDTIEKAGGKATGAEVDVTDEESLSRLVEVAVEAGGKLDVFVANAGIAQVEPLIEYSKADFEKIVDVNLTGVFLSYQAAAKQMIKQGNGGKIIGAASIVAFRPFALLSPYSATKWAVRGLTQGAAMEWAKHGITVNAYGPGIVGTAMWDLIDEKLAAEEGLAKGEAIKKYAGDILMGRVSVPEDVANLVSFLAGEDSDYITGQTMLVDGGMQFS; encoded by the coding sequence ATGAGCACGAGCACCAGCGTCGCCGTGGTCACGGGATCCGGACGCGGCATCGGACAAGGCATCGCGACCCGACTCGGCGCGGACGGCCATCACGTCATCGTCGCCGACCTGCCGACCATGCAGGACGGAGTCGCCGAGACCGTCGACACGATCGAAAAGGCAGGCGGGAAGGCCACCGGCGCCGAGGTGGACGTCACCGACGAGGAATCGCTGAGCCGCCTCGTCGAGGTGGCCGTGGAGGCGGGCGGCAAACTCGACGTCTTCGTCGCGAACGCCGGAATCGCTCAGGTGGAGCCACTCATCGAGTATTCGAAGGCTGACTTCGAGAAGATCGTCGACGTCAACCTCACCGGCGTCTTCCTGTCCTATCAGGCGGCGGCGAAGCAGATGATCAAGCAGGGCAACGGCGGGAAGATCATCGGCGCGGCCTCGATCGTGGCGTTCCGCCCCTTCGCCCTCCTCTCCCCGTACTCGGCGACGAAATGGGCCGTCCGCGGCCTCACCCAGGGCGCGGCGATGGAGTGGGCCAAGCACGGCATCACCGTCAACGCCTACGGCCCGGGCATCGTCGGGACCGCGATGTGGGACCTCATCGACGAGAAGCTCGCCGCCGAGGAGGGGCTGGCCAAGGGTGAGGCGATCAAGAAATACGCCGGCGACATCCTCATGGGCCGGGTGTCCGTACCCGAGGACGTGGCCAACCTCGTGTCGTTCCTCGCCGGGGAGGACTCCGACTACATCACCGGACAGACCATGCTCGTCGACGGCGGCATGCAGTTCTCCTAG
- a CDS encoding IclR family transcriptional regulator has protein sequence MSNSAVIQRVFSVLEAVAATGSASAKTVSDRLEIPLPTVYRLLHELETGGYLVYLKDPKRFELGPKCFELGLSFQQRLVAPFPIRQITDQLHRTLGTAAYFAIYRGSDIILTYCSDCEKHPRLRPLRFGFHEAAHATAFGKILLAAMPATQRTDYLEARGMTVLTPQTIINRDHLDDHLTEVALRGIAWEHDEFLPRQTCAAVPVRNGTGVQVGAIAVSTPSTKAHGRMKEIESTLREHAGLASSYLRGGAELIPTAAPER, from the coding sequence GTGTCGAACAGTGCCGTGATCCAGCGAGTCTTCTCTGTCCTCGAGGCAGTCGCCGCCACCGGGAGCGCCTCGGCGAAGACCGTCTCCGACCGTTTGGAGATCCCGCTGCCCACCGTCTACCGGCTCCTCCACGAGCTCGAGACCGGCGGCTACCTCGTCTATCTCAAGGATCCGAAGCGCTTCGAACTCGGGCCGAAGTGCTTCGAGCTCGGCCTGTCCTTCCAGCAGCGCCTCGTCGCCCCCTTCCCGATCCGCCAGATCACCGACCAGCTCCACCGCACGCTCGGGACCGCGGCGTACTTCGCGATCTACCGCGGCTCCGACATCATCCTCACCTACTGCTCGGACTGCGAGAAGCATCCGCGGCTGCGACCGCTGCGCTTCGGTTTCCACGAGGCCGCCCACGCGACGGCCTTCGGCAAGATCCTCCTGGCCGCCATGCCCGCGACCCAGCGCACCGATTACCTCGAGGCTCGGGGGATGACGGTGCTCACCCCGCAGACGATCATCAACCGCGATCACCTCGACGATCACCTCACCGAGGTGGCCCTGCGCGGCATCGCGTGGGAGCACGACGAGTTCCTCCCGCGCCAGACCTGTGCCGCGGTCCCGGTGCGCAACGGCACGGGCGTGCAGGTCGGGGCGATCGCAGTGAGCACCCCGTCGACGAAGGCGCACGGGCGGATGAAGGAGATCGAGTCGACGCTGCGCGAACACGCGGGACTGGCCTCGAGCTATCTGCGCGGCGGGGCCGAACTCATCCCGACCGCAGCACCCGAGCGGTAG
- a CDS encoding GMC family oxidoreductase — translation MTAQQNAGTAGTGAAGPQAGASVTGFNIDPDEEAVVIVGSGAGGGTLAYELTAKGIPVVVLEAGPYLRNEDYVNNEWEAFNQMAWLDPRTTTGSWRIARDFPNLPAWIVKAVGGTTTHWSGATPRFKNHEFKARSTYGRIDGANLLDWPITLEEMAPYYDRAEKSMGSTHVHGRPPLPANNNYKVFAGGAKEVGYKFYATGPYATNAEEYDGRPASIQDGFNFQGDKNKSKWSTLVRELPRAADTGLLDLRPESQAVQITHDANGRADAVLYLDKDGNLHRQAAKLVCVAGNSIETPRLLLLSGTPSFPDGLANSSGQVGRNYMRHLTGTVWGHFDKPVRMYRGETMAGVIADESIHDPDRGFSGGYYMETISLGPAFMASFVEPGGWGPDFAALLDRYLNTAGMWIVGEDMPQESNRVTLNTTVKDQHGLPVPNVHYDDHANDLAMREHAYAAGQSVYEAVGAQTSHHTPPYPSTHNLGTARMSERPEDGVVDKWGRTHDVKNLFISDGSVFTTGAAANPTLTIVALAIRQAEYIAEQLRTGEV, via the coding sequence ATGACCGCTCAGCAGAATGCAGGAACCGCAGGAACAGGTGCCGCAGGACCCCAGGCAGGAGCCAGCGTGACCGGATTCAACATCGACCCCGACGAGGAGGCCGTCGTCATCGTCGGCTCCGGCGCCGGCGGCGGCACACTCGCCTACGAGCTCACCGCCAAGGGCATCCCCGTCGTCGTGCTTGAGGCAGGGCCGTACCTGCGCAACGAAGACTACGTCAACAACGAGTGGGAGGCCTTCAACCAGATGGCCTGGCTCGACCCGAGGACGACGACCGGGTCCTGGCGGATCGCCCGCGACTTCCCGAACCTGCCGGCCTGGATCGTCAAGGCCGTCGGCGGGACGACGACCCACTGGTCGGGCGCGACCCCGCGGTTCAAGAACCACGAGTTCAAAGCGCGATCCACCTACGGTCGCATCGACGGGGCGAACCTCCTCGACTGGCCGATCACGCTCGAGGAGATGGCGCCCTACTACGACCGTGCCGAGAAGTCGATGGGCTCGACCCACGTCCACGGTCGTCCACCGCTGCCGGCGAACAACAACTACAAGGTCTTCGCAGGCGGTGCGAAGGAGGTCGGCTACAAGTTCTACGCCACCGGCCCGTATGCGACGAACGCCGAAGAGTACGACGGCCGACCGGCCTCGATCCAGGACGGCTTCAACTTCCAGGGTGATAAGAACAAGTCCAAGTGGTCGACCCTGGTCAGAGAGCTGCCGAGGGCCGCAGACACCGGCCTGCTCGACCTGCGCCCGGAGTCGCAGGCCGTGCAGATCACCCACGATGCGAACGGCCGGGCCGATGCTGTGCTCTACCTGGACAAGGACGGCAACCTCCACCGGCAGGCCGCGAAGCTCGTGTGCGTGGCCGGCAATTCGATCGAGACGCCGAGGCTGCTCCTCCTCTCCGGGACCCCGTCCTTCCCCGATGGGCTGGCGAACTCGTCAGGACAGGTGGGCAGGAACTACATGCGGCATCTGACCGGAACGGTGTGGGGTCACTTCGACAAGCCCGTGCGGATGTACCGCGGAGAGACGATGGCCGGGGTCATCGCCGATGAGTCGATCCACGACCCGGATCGCGGGTTCTCGGGCGGGTATTACATGGAGACGATCTCGCTGGGACCGGCATTCATGGCCTCGTTCGTCGAGCCCGGCGGTTGGGGTCCGGACTTCGCGGCGCTGCTCGACCGGTACCTCAACACTGCTGGCATGTGGATCGTCGGCGAGGACATGCCGCAGGAGTCGAACCGGGTCACGCTGAATACGACGGTGAAGGATCAGCACGGACTGCCGGTGCCCAACGTCCACTACGACGACCACGCCAATGATCTGGCGATGCGTGAGCACGCCTACGCCGCGGGTCAGAGCGTCTACGAGGCGGTCGGGGCGCAGACTTCGCACCACACCCCGCCGTACCCGTCGACGCACAACCTCGGCACCGCGCGGATGAGCGAACGCCCCGAGGACGGAGTCGTCGACAAGTGGGGTCGCACGCACGATGTGAAGAACCTCTTCATCTCCGACGGCTCGGTGTTCACGACAGGGGCGGCGGCGAACCCGACGCTGACCATCGTCGCGCTCGCCATCCGCCAGGCCGAGTACATCGCCGAACAGCTGCGGACCGGGGAGGTCTGA
- a CDS encoding dihydrofolate reductase family protein yields MPRTVYYTATTLDGFIADPNDSLEWLLRQTEEPPDDGFIDGVGALVMGATTYEWVLRNLDGPWPYSVPAWVMTHRKLALPEAGTDGKTPDIRFAQGAIADHYFEMCTATGDHDLWVMGGGDLAGQFADEGFLDEIITFTAPVVLGKGRPLLPRRLDLELLEVGHSDPFVIARHRVIGPLLEDG; encoded by the coding sequence GTGCCACGCACCGTCTACTACACCGCGACCACGCTCGACGGGTTCATCGCTGACCCGAACGACTCCCTCGAATGGCTGCTGAGGCAGACCGAAGAGCCGCCGGACGACGGTTTCATCGACGGCGTCGGCGCGCTTGTCATGGGCGCCACGACGTACGAGTGGGTGCTGCGCAATCTCGACGGACCCTGGCCCTACAGCGTGCCTGCGTGGGTGATGACGCACCGCAAACTCGCACTGCCCGAGGCGGGCACGGACGGAAAGACACCCGACATTCGTTTCGCGCAGGGCGCGATCGCCGACCACTACTTCGAGATGTGCACGGCCACCGGCGACCACGACCTGTGGGTGATGGGAGGAGGCGACCTCGCCGGTCAGTTCGCCGACGAGGGATTCCTCGACGAGATCATCACCTTCACCGCCCCCGTCGTCCTCGGCAAGGGCCGTCCCCTGCTGCCGCGCCGCCTCGACCTCGAACTCCTCGAGGTCGGGCACAGCGATCCCTTCGTCATCGCCCGCCACCGGGTGATCGGCCCGCTGCTCGAAGACGGCTGA
- a CDS encoding HpcH/HpaI aldolase family protein: protein MTAAIENHRARLRAGETYNGLWMMSTSSELAKVGSSSGFDYVCIDLQHGLIRPTDVLRLTDAVRASGDALVTARVAANRFTEIGALADAGVEAIIVPLVSSVAEAEAAVRALDYPSRGGDRSWGPTAEIMHNAVQDTTAERPLLFVMIENEAGLANVEDICAVPGIDGVYVGPSDLAFAVGALPGQHNDAHAEALVRIRTAADAAGIVPGIHTGDGAEAKLRKEQGFRFITSCGDLGAAGRAFREDLATARS, encoded by the coding sequence ATGACTGCTGCGATTGAGAATCATCGGGCGCGCCTGCGCGCGGGGGAGACCTACAACGGACTGTGGATGATGTCGACGAGCTCGGAGCTCGCGAAGGTCGGATCGTCGTCCGGGTTCGACTATGTCTGCATTGATCTGCAGCACGGGCTGATCCGGCCCACTGATGTGCTGCGGCTGACCGATGCTGTGCGCGCCAGCGGGGACGCGCTCGTGACTGCTCGGGTCGCGGCGAACCGCTTCACCGAGATCGGGGCGCTCGCCGACGCTGGTGTCGAAGCGATCATCGTCCCGCTCGTGTCCTCCGTCGCCGAGGCGGAAGCCGCAGTGCGTGCCCTCGACTACCCCTCACGGGGCGGGGACCGCTCGTGGGGACCGACCGCAGAGATCATGCACAATGCGGTACAGGACACCACGGCCGAGCGCCCTTTGCTGTTTGTCATGATCGAGAACGAGGCCGGCCTTGCCAACGTCGAGGACATCTGCGCTGTGCCCGGCATCGACGGCGTCTACGTCGGCCCGTCGGACCTCGCGTTCGCCGTCGGTGCGCTGCCGGGTCAGCACAATGACGCCCACGCCGAGGCGCTCGTGCGGATCCGTACCGCCGCCGACGCTGCGGGAATCGTCCCCGGAATCCACACCGGCGATGGCGCGGAGGCCAAGCTGCGCAAGGAGCAGGGCTTCCGCTTCATCACCTCATGCGGCGACCTCGGAGCGGCCGGCCGGGCCTTCCGCGAGGACCTTGCCACCGCCCGGAGCTGA
- a CDS encoding LysR family transcriptional regulator — translation MPERYCRSVYTLDQVRCFVAVAEHLHFGKAAEALSMTQPPLSRQIQKLEKFVGVDLLDRDNKRVVLTAAGEAFLDNAQVLLAMADRAPQDARRIASGQWGRLSIGFTAASGFGILGSLVTAIEENFPGIDLDLHEMVTGEQLENLAEGRIDLGLGRSDTTPSFIDSELLLAERLLLAIPDGHRLLDLDRPLQKDDVTGEPLIMHSATKATSFYDLIIRHFPIDHHMVKHSISQVLTMINLVADNHGLAFVPESASLVRVPGVHFKPFADLPEEIVELKAMWNVQSKNPALRQVVSLLKT, via the coding sequence ATGCCCGAAAGGTATTGTCGTTCCGTGTACACATTGGACCAGGTTCGGTGCTTCGTCGCAGTCGCTGAGCACCTTCATTTCGGCAAAGCCGCCGAAGCTCTCTCAATGACTCAGCCGCCGTTGAGTCGGCAGATCCAGAAGCTCGAGAAGTTCGTCGGGGTGGATCTTCTCGACAGGGACAACAAGCGCGTAGTACTCACAGCAGCAGGCGAAGCCTTCCTCGACAATGCCCAGGTGCTACTGGCAATGGCCGACCGCGCTCCGCAGGATGCTCGACGCATTGCCTCGGGGCAATGGGGGCGTTTGAGCATTGGTTTCACCGCTGCCAGCGGGTTCGGCATTCTCGGCAGTTTGGTGACGGCAATCGAAGAGAACTTCCCAGGGATCGACCTCGACCTGCACGAAATGGTCACCGGAGAGCAGCTCGAGAACCTCGCAGAAGGTCGCATCGACCTCGGCCTGGGTCGTTCCGACACCACCCCGAGCTTCATCGACTCGGAACTGCTCCTGGCTGAACGCCTGCTCTTAGCCATCCCCGACGGGCATCGTCTGCTCGATCTCGACCGCCCTTTGCAGAAGGACGATGTGACCGGGGAGCCGCTGATCATGCATTCGGCGACAAAGGCGACGTCCTTCTACGACCTCATCATCCGCCACTTCCCCATCGACCATCACATGGTCAAACACTCGATTAGCCAAGTGCTCACCATGATCAACCTCGTCGCCGACAATCATGGACTCGCGTTCGTTCCTGAGTCGGCATCCTTGGTCCGCGTCCCCGGGGTCCACTTCAAACCATTCGCCGACCTGCCCGAGGAGATCGTCGAGCTCAAGGCCATGTGGAACGTCCAGTCGAAGAACCCGGCGTTACGGCAGGTCGTCTCCCTCCTCAAAACCTAA
- a CDS encoding Bug family tripartite tricarboxylate transporter substrate binding protein produces the protein MQNFSKRVVGPLALGSVVALALSGCGGNVAAGGGGGDEDFPTKEVSITVGAAAGGSTDLIARALADGASSDLGQAMPVINKPGANGTLAAKEVQSAKADGYNLATLNASLITITPLAVGEDEAVSIDDFEVITGVSQDDYVMVANPDAGVKTVDDIKKSDKKLSFGTAGVGTGSQLAQSLLLAQIDTDFKEVPFDSGAPAVTATLGNQVNISTVQLGEAKPHIDAGKLVPIMVFSEERNKFLKDVPTATEEGYDIPVSQYRAVVAPKGTPDTVVEKLDKSFKATFETDAYKEFNEKNLLTPTEIPGDEIAAEWSDLADRYKKLVDEYDIDLSD, from the coding sequence ATGCAGAACTTCTCCAAACGAGTTGTCGGGCCACTGGCCCTCGGGTCCGTCGTGGCCCTCGCACTGTCCGGCTGTGGAGGCAACGTCGCAGCAGGTGGCGGCGGGGGTGACGAAGATTTTCCGACGAAGGAAGTCTCCATCACCGTTGGTGCCGCTGCAGGAGGGTCCACCGACCTCATCGCACGCGCATTGGCCGATGGTGCCTCGTCAGACCTCGGTCAGGCCATGCCTGTGATCAACAAGCCCGGCGCCAACGGGACTCTGGCGGCCAAAGAAGTCCAGTCGGCTAAAGCCGATGGATATAACCTCGCGACTCTCAACGCTTCACTCATCACGATCACTCCTCTGGCTGTGGGCGAAGACGAAGCGGTGAGCATCGACGATTTCGAAGTCATCACCGGGGTATCGCAGGACGACTACGTGATGGTGGCCAATCCGGATGCCGGTGTGAAGACCGTCGATGATATCAAGAAGAGCGACAAGAAGCTCTCCTTCGGTACGGCGGGCGTCGGCACCGGTTCGCAGCTGGCGCAGAGTCTTCTCCTGGCTCAGATCGATACTGATTTCAAAGAGGTCCCCTTCGACTCGGGTGCACCCGCAGTGACCGCGACTCTCGGCAATCAGGTGAACATCTCGACAGTGCAGCTGGGCGAAGCGAAGCCGCATATCGATGCCGGCAAACTCGTGCCGATCATGGTCTTCTCCGAAGAGCGGAACAAGTTCCTCAAGGATGTTCCCACGGCGACCGAAGAAGGCTATGACATTCCGGTCTCCCAGTACCGAGCCGTCGTCGCACCGAAGGGCACGCCCGATACTGTCGTCGAGAAGCTCGACAAGTCCTTCAAGGCGACCTTCGAGACTGACGCCTACAAGGAGTTCAACGAGAAGAACCTGCTGACTCCGACAGAGATCCCCGGCGATGAGATCGCAGCCGAATGGTCGGACCTGGCGGATCGCTACAAGAAGCTGGTTGATGAGTATGACATCGATCTCTCAGACTGA
- a CDS encoding tripartite tricarboxylate transporter TctB family protein: MNNLEDSDDPLEVQAIGDDAETPEELLALWEEEAPEPGGGIANLVACAFTLVFGIVGMVLSWNLSLGSLTDPAPGFFPFVVSLITAVLSAAQIVLGRRGGDGEKFNRYSVTVVWGVISLLVFVTALPLIGFEIPALLLAFVWMKWLGGESWRSAGLYSVLTVAAFYLIFVVALRTQLPHLF, encoded by the coding sequence GTGAACAATCTCGAAGACAGCGACGATCCGCTTGAGGTTCAGGCCATCGGCGATGACGCAGAGACTCCCGAAGAGCTTCTTGCTCTGTGGGAGGAGGAAGCTCCCGAGCCTGGTGGCGGCATCGCCAACCTCGTGGCCTGCGCCTTCACTCTGGTCTTCGGAATCGTGGGAATGGTGCTGTCGTGGAATCTCTCCCTCGGCAGTCTGACAGACCCGGCTCCAGGTTTCTTCCCGTTCGTCGTCTCGCTGATCACCGCAGTCCTTTCGGCGGCCCAGATCGTTCTGGGCCGCCGGGGCGGCGACGGAGAGAAGTTCAACCGCTACTCGGTCACGGTCGTGTGGGGAGTCATCAGCCTCCTGGTCTTCGTCACAGCACTGCCGCTGATCGGATTCGAGATTCCCGCCCTGCTCCTGGCCTTCGTCTGGATGAAGTGGCTGGGCGGCGAGTCCTGGCGCTCTGCAGGCCTCTATTCGGTTCTGACCGTCGCAGCCTTCTATCTCATCTTTGTAGTGGCGCTGCGGACGCAGCTCCCGCATCTCTTCTGA
- a CDS encoding tripartite tricarboxylate transporter permease, with amino-acid sequence MDIFGPVIEGFGTVLEPSNLLYCFIGVLVGMLIGVLPGLGPAATMAILLPMTFGIEPVTAIIMLAGIFYGAQYGGTITSVLLRLPGEASSVVTVFDGFQMAKQGRAGAALGVAAVGSFIGGTASILGLTFLAPLIAGFALDFGPPEYAALSLLGVTLVATISSGNKVKALIAAAVGVFLAMVGRDVFTGTERFTFDNLSLSDGIDFVTVAMGLFGLGEILYNLEERHKAMAAPDKPKRVWPTRGELRQSAPAIGRGSILGFLLGILPGGGATISSLAAYGVEKKVAKDPSRFGKGAIEGVAGPESANNAAATSSFIPLLSLGIPANATMALMFGALLIQGITPGPLLVSDEPELFWGVVNSMYIGNILLLIMAIPLIGVFVKILSVRPAILAPITVLITLIGAYTIKNSVFDVGLVVLFGVIGYLMKKAGFEPGPLVLAFVLAELLESSVRRSLILFEGDLGGVFTRPITVTLLFVFLVVIFLPIIQKMLGSAKAKSKSKELVS; translated from the coding sequence ATGGACATCTTCGGTCCAGTCATCGAAGGGTTCGGCACCGTCCTCGAACCCAGCAATCTTCTGTACTGCTTCATCGGTGTCCTCGTCGGCATGCTCATCGGTGTGCTGCCAGGTCTCGGGCCCGCCGCGACGATGGCGATCCTGCTGCCGATGACCTTCGGAATCGAACCGGTCACCGCGATCATCATGCTCGCCGGCATCTTCTACGGAGCACAGTACGGCGGCACGATCACCTCGGTGCTGCTTCGCCTTCCCGGTGAAGCAAGTTCGGTCGTCACAGTCTTCGACGGCTTCCAGATGGCCAAGCAAGGCCGAGCGGGAGCGGCACTCGGTGTAGCCGCAGTGGGTTCATTCATCGGTGGAACCGCTTCGATTCTCGGACTCACCTTCCTGGCGCCATTGATCGCCGGCTTCGCCCTCGACTTCGGTCCGCCCGAATACGCGGCGCTGTCCCTCCTTGGAGTCACCCTGGTCGCCACCATCAGCTCGGGTAACAAGGTCAAAGCGCTGATCGCCGCAGCCGTCGGAGTGTTCCTCGCTATGGTGGGTCGAGACGTATTCACAGGCACGGAGCGTTTCACTTTCGACAACCTCAGTCTCAGCGACGGCATTGACTTCGTGACCGTGGCCATGGGTCTCTTCGGACTCGGTGAGATTCTCTACAACCTCGAGGAACGGCACAAGGCCATGGCGGCCCCCGACAAGCCGAAGCGAGTCTGGCCGACGCGAGGAGAACTCAGACAGTCAGCCCCGGCGATCGGCCGGGGATCGATTCTCGGCTTTCTGCTGGGAATCCTTCCCGGAGGAGGCGCCACAATCTCGTCGCTGGCCGCCTATGGCGTAGAGAAGAAAGTTGCCAAGGACCCATCTCGGTTCGGTAAGGGCGCTATCGAAGGTGTTGCTGGACCGGAATCGGCGAACAATGCGGCAGCGACCTCGTCGTTCATCCCACTGCTCAGTCTCGGAATTCCAGCCAATGCCACGATGGCGCTGATGTTCGGGGCACTCCTCATCCAAGGAATCACCCCTGGGCCGCTCCTGGTCTCTGACGAACCCGAACTGTTCTGGGGCGTCGTCAATTCGATGTATATCGGTAACATTCTGCTGCTCATCATGGCGATCCCGCTGATCGGTGTCTTCGTCAAGATCCTCAGCGTCCGGCCGGCGATTCTCGCACCGATCACCGTTCTCATCACACTGATCGGTGCCTATACGATCAAGAACTCCGTCTTCGATGTCGGACTCGTCGTGCTCTTCGGCGTGATCGGGTACCTCATGAAGAAGGCCGGATTCGAACCGGGGCCGCTTGTGCTTGCATTCGTCCTGGCCGAGCTTCTTGAATCGAGCGTGCGTCGGTCGCTCATTCTCTTCGAAGGCGACCTCGGCGGGGTGTTCACCCGTCCGATCACCGTCACACTGCTGTTCGTTTTCCTGGTCGTCATTTTTCTGCCGATCATTCAGAAGATGCTCGGCAGCGCCAAAGCCAAGTCAAAGAGCAAGGAGCTCGTGTCATGA
- a CDS encoding universal stress protein: MSILVGYVPTPTGEAAVDAAIKEARWRGVKLRIANSRKRGPLVEGTVAEDADLAAAKKRADDAGVDAEVFTLAHEDDVVDSLLEAADAWSVDLIVIGMRKRSQVGKFIMGSSAQRILLQAEMPVMAVKVAN, translated from the coding sequence ATGAGCATTCTGGTCGGATACGTCCCCACCCCGACGGGAGAAGCCGCTGTCGATGCGGCCATCAAAGAGGCCCGCTGGCGGGGAGTGAAGCTGCGCATTGCGAACTCGCGCAAACGAGGCCCACTGGTCGAAGGTACGGTGGCCGAGGACGCTGACCTCGCAGCCGCGAAGAAGCGCGCCGACGATGCCGGAGTCGACGCCGAGGTCTTCACTCTCGCTCACGAGGATGATGTCGTCGACTCGCTGCTGGAGGCGGCCGACGCCTGGTCCGTCGACCTCATTGTCATCGGAATGCGCAAGCGCTCACAGGTCGGAAAGTTCATCATGGGCTCTTCTGCTCAGCGGATCCTGTTGCAGGCGGAGATGCCGGTCATGGCGGTCAAGGTCGCTAACTGA